In Erigeron canadensis isolate Cc75 chromosome 1, C_canadensis_v1, whole genome shotgun sequence, a single window of DNA contains:
- the LOC122585945 gene encoding protein ADP-ribosyltransferase PARP3 has translation MKVHETRSHDHHPPGDDDEKIIMTRKQKAEKQEQQHSNKKQKSEEKHNGNANNNKSLHDVVIEFDKFCKTTSQHLTIQQMREILEANNTDTSGSDDDAVVPKCQDMMFYGALRDCPVCGGKVEYDGISYSCKGSYSDWSTCTYSTRDHPRSDEPLNFPDFVHKSAISDLLLKHQDPKGRPKRELKPTDKPFAGMLISLSGRLSRTHEYLKSQIEKHGGKVANHVVGVSCLVVSPSERDQGGSSKVTEALERGIPVVREAWLDDSIEKQEPQPLDAYDVVSDLTVDGKGIPWDMQDPSQEALESLNAEVKMYGKRGVHKDSKLDKEGGVIFEKDGILYNCAFSVSDRGRKVNEFCIMQLIMVPENRLHLYYKKGKVGADPRAEEKVEEWDNVDKAIEEFARLFEELTGNEFEPWEREKKIQKKLQKFFPIDMDDGYDVRYGGLGLRQLGAAAAHCKLDPMVANFMKVLCSQEIYRYALMELGLDVPDLPMAMLTDLHIKRCEEVLLEFVEKLKSTKEKEQRARAIWSDFSQRWFTLLHSSRPFIFRDYQDLADHGASVLETVRDINVASRIIEDMSGATIDDPLFDRYKKLGCSISPLEKESDDYGMILKYVEKTYEPVKVGEISYGVSVENIFQVEVSAGPSYDEIKKLPNKVLLWCGTRSSNLMRHLHKGFLPAVCSLPVSGYMFGKAIVCSDAAAEAARYGYTAVDRPEGFLVLAVASLGDKITELTSAPEDTKSLEDKKAGVMGLGRKKTDEKDHFVWKDDIKVPCGSLVASDHRDSPLEYNEYAVYDPNQVIIRFLVGVKFEEQDVEYEEADPAGADVSVQ, from the exons ATGAAGGTTCATGAAACAAGATCACATGATCATCATCCACCGGGCGATGATGATGAAAAAATTATCATGACACGGAAACAAAAGGCTGAAAAACAAGAGCAGCAACACTCAAACAAGAAACAGAAATCTGAAGAAAAACATAACGGCAATGCAAACAACAATAAATCTTTGCATGATGTGGTTATAGAGTTTGACAAGTTTTGTAAGACTACTAGCCAGCATCTAACCATTCAACAGATGCGAGAAATACTCGAAGCTAACAACACCGATACTTCGGGTTCTGATGATGATGCTGTCGTGCCTAAATG CCAAGATATGATGTTTTACGGGGCGCTAAGAGACTGTCCTGTTTGTGGGGGGAAGGTGGAGTATGATGGAATAAGTTATAGCTGCAAAGGATCTTACAGTGACTGGTCTACTTGCACCTACAGCACCAGAGACCATCCTCGATCGGACGAGCCTCTCAATTTCCCTGATTTCGTCCACAAATCCGCCATTTCTGAT TTGTTGCTAAAACATCAAGATCCTAAGGGGAGACCAAAGAGGGAGTTAAAGCCTACAGACAAGCCCTTTGCAGGAATGTTGATATCACTATCTGGTCGGCTCTCACGCACTCAT GAATATTTAAAGTCCCAAATTGAAAAGCACGGCGGAAAAGTAGCTAATCATGTTGTCG GGGTTAGCTGTTTAGTTGTGTCTCCATCTGAGCGAGATCAAGGAGGCTCATCGAAAGTTACAGAAGCATT AGAACGTGGCATACCTGTGGTACGTGAAGCTTGGTTAGATGACAGTATTGAAAAGCAGGAACCACAACCACTGGATGCTTATGATGTTGTCAGTGATCTTACTGTTGATGGCAAAGGAATTCCATGGGATATGCAAGATCCAAGTCAAGAGGCCCTTGAATCTTTGAATGCTGAA GTCAAAATGTATGGTAAAAGAGGGGTACATAAGGATAGCAAGCTAGACAAAGAAGGCGGTGTCATCTTTGAAAAGGATGGGATCTTGTACAACTGTGCGTTCTCTGTTAGTGATAGGGGCAGGAAAGTGAATGAGTTCTGCATTATGCAACTTATTATGGTGCCAGAGAACCGGTTGCATTTGTACTACAAAAAGGGCAAGGTTGGTGCTGATCCGAGAGCAGAAGAAAAAGTTGAAGAGTGGGACAACGTGGACAAGGCGATTGAGGAGTTCGCTAGACTGTTCGAGGAGCTAACAGGGAATGAATTCGAGCCATGGGAAAGAGAAAAGAAGATACAAAAGAAGCTTCAGAAGTTTTTCCCAATTGACATG GATGATGGATATGATGTAAGATATGGTGGCTTGGGTCTTAGGCAGCTAGGTGCAGCTGCAGCTCATTGCAAGCTTGATCCAATGGTAGCTAATTTCATGAAGGTCTTGTGTAGCCAAGAGATTTATAGGTATGCATTGATGGAGTTGGGACTTGATGTACCTGACCTGCCTATGGCAATGCTAACTGATCTTCATATAAAAAGAT GCGAGGAGGTTTTACTAGAATTTGTGGAGAAACTAAAATCCACCAAGGAGAAGGAGCAGAGAGCTCGTGCTATATGGTCAGACTTCAGTCAGAGATGGTTCACGCTATTGCATTCTTCGAGGCCTTTCATCTTTAGAGACTATCAAGATCTTGCAGACCAT GGTGCATCTGTACTTGAAACGGTGAGGGACATAAATGTGGCCTCGCGAATTATAGAAGACATGAGTGGTGCAACCATTGATGACCCGTTGTTTGATCGGTACAAGAAGTTGGGGTGCTCCATTTCACCATTGGAGAAGGAATCAGATGACTATGGGATGATTCttaaatatgttgaaaaaaCTTACGAGCCTGTGAAAGTTGGAGAGATT AGCTATGGAGTGTCGGTGGAGAACATATTTCAGGTGGAAGTGAGTGCAGGGCCTTCATATGATGAAATTAAAAAGCTGCCAAATAAGGTTCTTCTGTGGTGTG GTACACGAAGTTCGAATCTAATGAGACATTTGCATAAAGGATTCTTGCCTGCAGTATGTTCACTGCCGGTTTCAGGATATATG TTTGGTAAGGCGATCGTATGCTCTGATGCAGCTGCAGAAGCTGCTCGATATGGCTACACTGCTGTTGATCGGCCAGAGGGGTTTCTAGTTCTAGCTGTAGCTTCTCTGGGGGATAAGATTACAGAATTGACCTCTGCACCTGAG GATACGAAGTCTCTAGAAGATAAGAAAGCTGGCGTGATGGGGTTAGGAAGGAAAAAAACCGATGAGAAAGATCATTTTGTTTGGAAAGACGATATCAAAGTCCCGTGTGGTAGCTTGGTTGCCTCTGATCATAGAGACAGTCCTCTTGAATACAATGAGTATGCTGTTTATGATCCTAATCAG GTAATCATCAGGTTTCTGGTTGGAGTGAAATTTGAAGAACAAGATGTGGAGTATGAAGAAGCTGATCCTGCTGGTGCCGATGTGTCCGTGCAGTAA
- the LOC122582299 gene encoding beta-1,6-galactosyltransferase GALT29A-like gives MIIKRTIRPLFSVIFVFAVAAVTLFFRAIVSGAGRDPYPDQNPFIISQTKHIPSLFNATLLKFSDVDLADASLRQNVEQLVDGDFLSFRTNRQRSFLSAGRYRLDIGVRNVRGSAMDLRSPEFHQLRLDFRRVLKDWWRQRRFDSEVLSKSNLVNALKGVKYKSCAVVGNSGILLKSNRGEEIDRHDFVIRLNNARIGGYERFVGSKTSLSFMNSNILHLCSRRGGCFCHPYGEKVPIMMYMSQPIHFLDYAVCNSSYKAPLMVTDPPLDMLCMRIVKYYSVKRFLKETGKELESWSGLHGGTEFHYSSGMQAIMLALGVCDKVSIYGFGKSDTAKHHYHTNQKTELSLHDYQAEYDLYEDLVNNPQAIPFISDKFKFPAVVIHR, from the coding sequence ATGATCATAAAACGCACAATCCGCCCTTTATTCAGCGTCATCTTCGTTTTCGCCGTCGCCGCTGTCACCCTTTTCTTCCGGGCAATTGTCTCCGGCGCCGGACGAGACCCATACCCAGACCAAAACCCATTTATTATATCCCAAACAAAACACATTCCTTCTTTGTTTAATGCGACTTTACTCAAGTTTTCTGATGTGGATTTAGCTGATGCTTCATTGAGGCAAAACGTCGAACAGTTGGTGGACGGTGATTTCTTAAGCTTTAGGACCAACCGGCAGAGGTCTTTTTTGTCTGCTGGGAGGTACCGGTTAGATATAGGTGTGAGGAATGTTAGAGGCAGTGCTATGGATCTCCGGTCGCCGGAGTTTCATCAACTCCGGTTGGATTTCCGGCGGGTTTTAAAAGATTGGTGGCGTCAACGTAGGTTTGACTCTGAGGTATTGTCAAAGTCAAATTTGGTCAACGCCTTAAAGGGTGTGAAGTATAAGAGTTGTGCTGTTGTGGGTAATAGTGGGATTTTGTTAAAAAGTAATAGAGGTGAAGAAATTGATAGACATGACTTCGTGATTAGGTTGAACAATGCGAGAATCGGAGGGTATGAGCGTTTTGTTGGGTCGAAAACGAGTCTTTCGTTTATGAATAGTAACATTTTGCATTTGTGTTCACGTCGAGGGGGTTGTTTTTGTCACCCGTATGGCGAGAAAGTGCCTATAATGATGTACATGTCACAACCGATACATTTTCTTGATTATGCGGTTTGTAACTCCTCCTACAAGGCGCCCTTGATGGTCACAGATCCGCCGCTAGATATGTTATGTATGCGGATCGTCAAGTATTATTCGGTTAAGCGCTTTTTGAAGGAAACCGGGAAGGAGTTGGAGTCGTGGAGTGGCTTACATGGCGGGACTGAGTTTCACTATTCGTCGGGTATGCAGGCGATTATGCTTGCCTTGGGCGTTTGTGACAAGGTCAGTATATATGGTTTTGGGAAGTCGGATACGGCTAAGCACCATTACCATACGAACCAGAAAACCGAGCTCAGTCTGCATGATTATCAAGCAGAGTATGATCTGTATGAAGATCTAGTCAACAACCCACAGGCCATACCCTTCATTTCAGATAAGTTCAAGTTCCCCGCTGTTGTAATTCATAGATAA